The Flavobacterium sp. K5-23 genome segment CTTATAAATCAAAATAGCGTAGTGGCTATTTCATTAAACAAATATTTAAGAACTAAAAGGATTTAAGTTTCCTCTTGTAGTTTTTTTTATTACATTTAGATCTTAGAATAAATTATTAAAATTAAGAATGCAATACTGGTTCTTACCTGAGCTCAAACTGATAACATATCAAATTCTTAAATAACAAAGGGATAACTGCTTCACAAAAAATACTTGTTAAAAAAACAAGTGTATGACAGTGTTAACCCAATTAATTCAAGACAACTAATATGAATAAAGAAACAGTAAAAGCTTCGTCGTCAGATCTTCGAAGTTCAACTTCAAAACAAGAAAATAAAGAAATTATTTCAGATACTCCTGTTCAAAACGATACTATAAAATCCCATTCTCTACTATTGAAAGCCGATTTACAGCCTGATCCTGAAGCACGTTTGGATTCTATAGCTATGAAGCACAAACCAATTGTGGACTCTAGTATTCCGTTCAGGGATTTAACCAATACAGCCACAAAAAAAGAAAGCATCAAGCAGCTTATTGCTAAACTGGACGTTATTAAAAGTACCCGATACCAAAGAACTGTTGAAGACACTTATTGTAATGTGTACTCTTACGATTATTGCCATTTCAGTAAAGTTTATCTTCCCACTGTTTGGTGGACTGATGCTTCATTAAAAAAAATAATGGAAGGACAAGAAGTAGAAGCCGTTTTTGAGGATACTGTAGAACGCATTTATTCCAGTGCTATTCACGATTGGTTTATAAAATGGGGAGCTGATTTTGGCTGGGAAAGAATACTTGATGTTGATACTTTACAAAATAAAGTAAACGCTAATGGTGGTGTAGGGATAATTTGTGCCAAAAGAAGAAAGAAAGGACTATCCGGGCATATCGTCCCTGTGGTGCCTGAAACTGAGAAAAATAAAGCATATAGAGAGAACGGTGTTGTGATATACCCTTTGCAATCACAAGCAGGGAAATTGAATTACAACTACTTTGCTAAAGCTAGAAAAGAGTGGTGGAAAAATGAACTATACTCTTCCCATGTGTTTTATTACCACGATTAAAAAGAATTTAACTGGCTCAATCTAATAATAAAAATCCGTCTCGATTTCTTAGTCTTTAAAATATAAATAGAAAATTTTATGATTACTAAAGCAACCATTGCTGACGTTATTTCTTTAAATAAATTAATCAATTCAGCCTACCGTGGGGAATATTCCAAAAAAGGTTGGACAACGGAAGCGAACATTCTGGAAGGACTCAGAACCACCGAAAAGGAGCTAATTGAAACTATCGAGGATTCAAAAAATACTATTCTTAAATATACAGAAAACAACCAAATTATAGGTTGTGTTCTATTAATTGAAAAAGAGGATAAATTATATTTAGGAATGCTTACCGTTTCGCCTGAATTGCAAAATAGCGGCATTGGAAAAAAACTATTACTACAAGCAGAAAAGTTTGCCACAACAGTAGGACTCTCTAGAATTGTGATGACGGTAATATCCGTTAGAGAAGAATTGATCGCATGGTACAAACGCCATGGTTATGTAGATACGGGAGCAAGAGAAGCTTTCCCCACAAGCGATGTTCACATTTCAATCTCAGAGAAGCCATTGGAATTTGTGGTATTGGAGAAAAAAACACTTTAACTTTTGGCGATAAAACAGTATTTATCGCCCCGATAAGAAACATGCTTTATAGAACCAAATCTTCAAACAATCGTTGTGTAGTTTTTTCCAAATCATCACACATTCCTGGATGCGGTCTTGAAGTTTGAATTACAGAGCTTCGTAAGGCGGTGAGCCATCGAAAGCGCGACGGAATATCCATTATGGCAATGGGTCCGCCATCTTTGGTTCCGTGTGCCACTTTTTCGAAAGCCAATAAATTCATTTGGATTTGTTCCACATCCGCTTCAACCGATAAGGACAGCACTTTTTCAACATTTAAAATATGAAGTACTTTTATAAATTTGGCTTTTTTGCAAAAAACAACTATCCCTACATTGAGGAATTCTTCGCGTTCTACCCTAGGCACAACCCGAATTACGGCATACTCATATAAGTTTTTCTCTTGCATTTTGTGCTTCCTTTATAAAAATTTCTGAATGATTCAATCGGGTTAACAGGAATTGTAAATATACATTTCTCAATTCCTCGGTCGTTGCTTCTACCTCTTCCCATTGCAACCATTCATCAGGAATAAGTGCTACAATTTCTAGAAGTAATTCAGGTGTTAAGAGTTCTTTAAATAAAACATCAGTCTCTTTTAACAATGCCGCTTGTGGCAATAATACGTGGTCTTTTATCAATGCAAAAGGGCTTTGAGCGTGCTTTTCCCAGTTGCTCCAAGAATGGTGAAAATAAAGACAAGCACCATGGTCAATTAACCACAATTCTTTTTTCCAAAGCAACATATTGGTGTTTCTAAACGTACGATCGACATTAGTAATAAAAGCATCCAACCACACAATTTGCGATGCTAATGCTGGTTCAACTGTTTTTACAACCGGATCAAAATTGATTGCTCCAGATAAAAAATGCAGTGCCAGATTCATTCCTTGACTTCCTTGCAATAAATCCTGAATTTCCTCATCGGCTTCTGTTCGTCCAAAAGCTTCATCTAGATTTGCATAGACTAACTCGGGCATTTTCAGACCTAAAGCACGGGCAATTTCTCCACCAATCAATTCGGCGATTAAGGCTTTGACACCGTGTCCGGCACCTTTGAATTTGAGTACGTATTTGAAGTCATCATCGGCTTCCGCCAAAGCAGGCAAAGACCCGCCTTCCCGCAAAGGGGTGATGTACCGTGTGACATTTACGGTTCGGAGATTGAGGTTGGTTTTCATAATCGAAATTTACTGAGATACAAACTTACAAATAAGTTAAGTCTATTTTACTGGGAGTGTTAAAAATCCTACTACTTACTAGTATAGGTTTTTCCTTTACTTTTTTTTATGGAGAGAAGTTGCTTGCAATAATAAACATATTCATCTCTTATTTCTATTTTCATTTTTAATGTCACTTTTCTATTATTATCCACTAAATCATGAGAAACGTACGGTTTTAGAAGTTTATAATCTGACTCATCAAAATACACTATTCTAACTGAATCATTAAACTTTACCCTTACCCATGGAGATTTAATTACTTTATATTTTTTTAAATTATCAAAATATTTCAAAAAATATAAATCATTATTACTTGGATTATTTATTTGACGCGTACTATCCAAAATCTTTTCCCATTTATCAATACTGCTTTGATCAAGATTATAATAATTAAATATTTCGATGGATTTAAATGCTAAATCTCCCTCCATAATTCTATCTTTTGGAGAACAGGAAATAAAAACAAATAGAACAATTAGTAGCTTCCATTTTTTCATATTAATTCTATTTTTGATTGTATATTTTCTAAACTCAAAAAAGCTCTTCCTAAATACTTTATACTATCCGAAGCAATAAAAGAATGATATCCCGTTACAGGCAAAGCGATATCAGCCGTTAATCCGTGAAGATAAACGCCAAGTATTGCAGCATCAAGAGGCTTATACGATTGCGCAAGTAAACTCGTAATGATACCCGTAAGGACATCACCGCTTCCGGCTGTTGCCAAAGCTGCATTTCCCGTGGTGTTTTCATAAATTGAATCACCTTCTACAATATGAGTTGGCGCTCCTTTCATCACTACAATCAAATTGTATTGTTTGGAAAAGGCAATCGCTTTTTGGAATTTATCTTCTTCCGAAGTCCATTTCCCTATTAATCGTTCCAGTTCTTTTGGGTGTGGTGTTAGAATAGTTTTGGGAGCCAATAGAGCCAACCATTCTTTGTTATTGGACAATATATTCAAGGCATCAGCATCCATAACTAGGGGAACTGTATTTGTTTGAAGGAATTTATGTAATGCTTTTTGGGTTGCGATTTCCTGCCCTATTCCAGGGCCAATTCCGATGGCTTGTGGCACAATATCGAAAGTTATTTTGGAAAAGAATTTCGCTTTTTCATCTGTCAAAACCATTACTTCCGGAACGGCGATTTGCAAAATTTCATAGCCGCATTTGGGTATAAATGCAGTTACTAACCCGCAACCGGTTTTAAGAGCCGCTTTGGAGGATAAACATACGGCACCTATTTTACCATAGCTTCCTCCTATCATTAATGCATGGCCTTGAACCCCTTTATGGGTATATTTATCTATGGGTTTATACCTTTTTAGGATTTCGTTTTTGTTAATATAAATAGGATTCATAGTAGGAATTATTTGTTTAAAATTACAAATTTAAAGTGAAAAGGGTATATAAATTTAAAACGAAATCCCCCAGCCCAGATAGCAATGAAAATCCTTTTCTTTTTTTCCCTTTAAAATAGGAAAAGATTACTTCACCAAGTTAATAATTTGTTTGGTGTTCAGTGAATTTCGTTTGTATGCATAACTGGAAATCGAAGATTCAACGAAGCTAAATAGCTCCTGAAAAATTTTAAAATACAGAATCACGAAAACGATTGAATCTGTTTGTATTTGACTTTGTCACTCGAAATAAAATCAATAAATTAGCCACTTCAAATTTATAAACATACACAATGAAAAATACTGCACTTACGCACATACACGAAAGTTTGGGAGCAAAAATGCTTCCGTTTGCTGGATACAATATGCCTATTTTATATGAAGGGGTGAATGCTGAACATGAAACTGTTAGAAATGCTGTGGGTGTTTTTGATGTTTCGCACATGGGGGAATTCTTGCTTTCGGGACCAAATGCTTTGGCTTTGATCCAAAAAGTGACTTCAAATGATGCATCAGTTTTGACTGTTGGTAG includes the following:
- a CDS encoding HipA family kinase, yielding MKTNLNLRTVNVTRYITPLREGGSLPALAEADDDFKYVLKFKGAGHGVKALIAELIGGEIARALGLKMPELVYANLDEAFGRTEADEEIQDLLQGSQGMNLALHFLSGAINFDPVVKTVEPALASQIVWLDAFITNVDRTFRNTNMLLWKKELWLIDHGACLYFHHSWSNWEKHAQSPFALIKDHVLLPQAALLKETDVLFKELLTPELLLEIVALIPDEWLQWEEVEATTEELRNVYLQFLLTRLNHSEIFIKEAQNAREKLI
- a CDS encoding GNAT family N-acetyltransferase translates to MITKATIADVISLNKLINSAYRGEYSKKGWTTEANILEGLRTTEKELIETIEDSKNTILKYTENNQIIGCVLLIEKEDKLYLGMLTVSPELQNSGIGKKLLLQAEKFATTVGLSRIVMTVISVREELIAWYKRHGYVDTGAREAFPTSDVHISISEKPLEFVVLEKKTL
- a CDS encoding DUF3037 domain-containing protein — its product is MQEKNLYEYAVIRVVPRVEREEFLNVGIVVFCKKAKFIKVLHILNVEKVLSLSVEADVEQIQMNLLAFEKVAHGTKDGGPIAIMDIPSRFRWLTALRSSVIQTSRPHPGMCDDLEKTTQRLFEDLVL
- a CDS encoding NAD(P)H-hydrate dehydratase; translation: MNPIYINKNEILKRYKPIDKYTHKGVQGHALMIGGSYGKIGAVCLSSKAALKTGCGLVTAFIPKCGYEILQIAVPEVMVLTDEKAKFFSKITFDIVPQAIGIGPGIGQEIATQKALHKFLQTNTVPLVMDADALNILSNNKEWLALLAPKTILTPHPKELERLIGKWTSEEDKFQKAIAFSKQYNLIVVMKGAPTHIVEGDSIYENTTGNAALATAGSGDVLTGIITSLLAQSYKPLDAAILGVYLHGLTADIALPVTGYHSFIASDSIKYLGRAFLSLENIQSKIELI